Proteins from a single region of Ananas comosus cultivar F153 linkage group 3, ASM154086v1, whole genome shotgun sequence:
- the LOC109707812 gene encoding receptor-like protein 12, with protein sequence MDYYKAMIRALLLFLLYAYAMAFKSSNMSCPDAEREALLRFAGGFNRTAEAEREALLWFAGDFNRTVAAGFSSWEGKNCCKWEGVECNDRTGHVVHLDLQWRGIVSNRIDPSLLRLKQLSYLDLSNNYFGSISIPPWIGSFKNLNYLNLSHSNFYGMVPDQLGNLSRLQILDLSDNLLTLSNANWLSRLTSLLHIDMSSFMIDDASNWLQALNMLPLVQDIRLQFCSFGNFPQSLPHVNFTSLSLLDLSYASFYDYSNNSEVNPSLPDWLFRITSLQYLYLTFSGFTELIPSAIGSLASLKVLQLEYVILDAGIPSSLSNLFCKSCT encoded by the exons ATGGATTATTACAAAGCAATGATAAGAGCTTTGCTGCTCTTCCTCTTGTACGCTTATGCAATGGCATTCAAATCTTCTAATATGAGTTGCCCAGATGCCGAGAGAGAAGCACTTCTGAGATTTGCCGGAGGTTTCAACCGAACTGCAGAAGCCGAGAGAGAAGCACTTCTGTGGTTTGCCGGAGATTTCAACCGAACTGTTGCAGCTGGCTTCTCCTCTTGGGAGGGAAAAAATTGCTGCAAATGGGAAGGCGTGGAGTGCAACGACCGAACCGGACACGTCGTGCATTTAGATCTTCAATGGAGGGGAATCGTCAGCAACAGAATCGATCCTTCTTTGCTCCGTCTTAAGCAGCTGAGCTATTTAGACCTCAGCAACAATTACTTTGGGTCCATCTCGATTCCGCCGTGGATCggttctttcaaaaatttaaactatcttAACCTATCTCACTCGAATTTTTACGGGATGGTACCCGATCAGCTCGGAAATCTCTCAAGGCTTCAAATCCTCGATCTTTCCGATAATCTGCTTACATTGAGCAACGCGAATTGGCTTTCTCGACTCACCTCTCTACTTCATATTGATATGAGCTCTTTTATGATTGACGATGCATCTAATTGGCTGCAAGCATTGAACATGCTTCCTTTAGTACAAGATATTCGTTTGCAGTTCTGCTCCTTCGGTAACTTTCCACAATCTCTCCCGCATGTAAATTTTACGTCTCTTTCCCTTTTGGATCTTTCTTATGCATCATTCTATGATTATTCTAATAACAGCGAAGTAAATCCTAGCTTACCCGACTGGTTGTTTAGAATTACTTCCCTTCAATATCTTTATCTCActtttagtggatttacagagCTCATTCCATCTGCAATTGGAAGCTTGGCTTCTCTGAAGGTTCTCCAACTAGAATATGTTATCCTTGATGCCGGGATACCGTCTAGTTTGAGCAATCTCT TTTGCAAGAGTTGTACTTAA
- the LOC109707388 gene encoding LRR receptor-like serine/threonine-protein kinase RCH1, with amino-acid sequence MDYKAIVRALLLFLSFAYAVAFRSSNSNCPDAEREALLQFARDFNQTAAIFSSWEGNDCCKWEGVECDNRTGHVVHIDLQGRGIVGNKINPSLLRLKQLSYLDLSSNYFACIPIPQWIGSFQKLNYLSLSFSYFCGMVPTQLGNLSRLQTLDLSGNNLTLSNANWLSQLTFLLHIDMGTLFIENASNWLQALNMLPLVQDIRLQYCKFDNFPQSLPHVNFTSLSLLDLTFTSFSDHANNSEVTSSLPDWLFRITSLQYLYLSFSKFTELIPSGIGNLTSLKVLELESVDLDAGIPSSLSNLCELHMLDLTNSAINSQLDTFVESFSGCLQNSLQELDLSFTSLSGNIPDWIGNLNNLSILDLSENSLSGSIPASLGKLPKIRELSFNHNKLNGTVSESLGNLNELTSLDLSSNSLVGVLSEHHFYNLTRLDNMDLSFNSLDVNVSYNWVPPFQLTNLRMTGCKLGPKFPSWLQTQKYLNLLNLSSTGISDLVPDWFWNTMIQLSTLSLSNNDLRGVIPNLIKFGDISDLTIDLSSNHFEGPVPNFPSNTGLLDLSNNSFSGPIPYDIFQLMPMFGKLSLSMNKISGSIPLSICNTQFITVLVSNNRLSGELPNCENYTTPLLVLELSNNYFSGGIPKWLCDLPQLQYLQLRNNRLSGDLPSSLKTCKSLDILDLGGNMFTGRIPTWLGELSSLKILSLKSNKFVGEIPTELSNLTGLQILDLSDNNLSGSIPMSFGNFISMRTRLEFNMLNISLGNYEENMILDIKGREDQYGSNLLSQMTILDLSRNSLSGRIPDELTNLLGLLIFDLSSNDLTGQVPSKIGDMMQLEYLNLSRNKLSGAIPSSLSNLSFLDFLDLSYNNFSGIIPTGKQMDTFVDPKIYVGNQYLCGFQINVSCTGNEGEAEGPTIGQSSQTPTNVSENEDKNRKEILLLCLITIAGFAVGFWTITGVLLVNKGFRIWWFQYVDSLYDSLYVTFRVYFARLKKTMSKINTIDG; translated from the coding sequence ATGGATTACAAAGCAATAGTAAGAGCTTTGCTGCTGTTCCTCTCGTTTGCATACGCTGTGGCATTTAGATCTTCTAATAGTAATTGCCCAGATGCCGAGAGAGAAGCACTTCTGCAGTTTGCCAGAGATTTCAACCAAACTGCAGCTATCTTCTCTTCTTGGGAGGGAAATGATTGCTGCAAATGGGAAGGCGTGGAGTGCGACAACCGAACCGGACATGTCGTGCATATAGATCTTCAAGGGAGGGGGATTGTCGGCAACAAAATCAATCCTTCTTTGCTCCGTCTTAAGCAACTGAGCTATTTGGATCTCAGCAGCAATTACTTTGCGTGCATACCGATTCCGCAGTGGATCGGTTCTTTCCAAAAGTTAAACTATCTCAGCCTCTCATTTTCGTATTTTTGCGGGATGGTACCCACTCAGCTCGGAAATCTATCAAGACTTCAAACCCTCGATCTTTCCGGTAATAATCTTACATTGAGTAATGCTAATTGGCTTTCGCAACTCACCTTTCTACTTCATATTGACATGGGCACTCTCTTTATTGAGAATGCATCCAATTGGCTACAAGCGTTGAACATGCTTCCCTTAGTACAAGATATTCGTTTGCAGTACTGCAAATTCGATAACTTTCCACAATCCCTCCCGCATGTCAATTTTacctctctttcccttttggATCTTACTTTCACATCATTTTCTGATCATGCTAATAACAGCGAAGTAACTTCTAGCTTACCCGACTGGTTGTTTAGAATTACTTCCCTTCAATATCTTTATCTCAGTTTCAGTAAATTTACTGAGCTCATTCCATCTGGAATTGGAAACTTGACTTCGCTGAAGGTTCTCGAACTAGAGTCTGTCGACCTTGATGCCGGGATACCATCTAGTTTGAGCAATCTCTGTGAGCTTCATATGCTAGATTTAACAAATTCCGCAATTAACTCTCAATTAGACACATTCGTTGAGTCGTTTTCCGGGTGTCTCCAAAATAGTTTGCAAGAGTTGGATTTAAGTTTCACTTCTCTAAGCGGCAACATACCGGATTGGATAGGTAACCTAAACAATCTAAGTATTCTTGATCTTTCAGAAAACTCGCTTTCTGGTTCGATCCCTGCCTCTCTTGGTAAACTACCCAAAATACGGGAGTTATCTTTTAATCACAATAAGTTAAATGGCACTGTTTCCGAAAGTCTCGGCAACCTTAATGAGCTCACATCTTTGGATCTTAGCTCCAACTCTCTTGTTGGAGTTCTTTCAGAACATCATTTTTATAATCTTACAAGGTTAGATAACATGGACTTGAGTTTTAACTCTTTGGATGTGAATGTGAGCTACAACTGGGTTCCTCCTTTCCAACTCACTAATTTACGGATGACTGGCTGTAAATTAGGCCCCAAATTCCCCTCATGGCTCCAGACGCAGAAATATCTGAACTTGCTAAATCTATCTTCTACAGGGATTTCAGATTTGGTGCCAGATTGGTTTTGGAACACAATGATACAACTTTCCACTCTTTCACTCTCTAACAATGACTTGCGTGGTGTGATACCCAACTTAATAAAATTCGGTGATATTTCAGATTTGACAATTGATTTAAGTTCCAACCACTTTGAGGGACCAGTGCCAAATTTTCCATCTAACACGGGACTACTGGATTTGTCAAACAATTCATTCTCAGGTCCTATTCCTTACGATATTTTCCAGCTAATGCCTATGTTTGGCAAACTTTCTTTGTCTATGAACAAAATAAGTGGCAGTATCCCCTTGTCCATTTGTAATACACAATTTATCACTGTATTAGTTTCAAACAATCGTTTATCAGGAGAGCTCCCAAACTGCGAGAATTACACCACTCCCTtactagttttggagctttcgAACAACTATTTTTCCGGAGGAATACCTAAATGGCTTTGCGATTTGCCTCAGCTTCAATACTTGCAGCTAAGGAATAATAGGTTATCTGGAGATCTTCCCTCATCCTTAAAGACCTGTAAGAGTCTAGATATTCTTGATCTTGGTGGTAACATGTTTACAGGAAGGATACCGACCTGGCTTGGAGAGCTCTCATCTCTCAAGATTCTTAGCTTGAAATCAAACAAGTTTGTCGGCGAAATTCCAACAGAACTCTCTAATCTTACTGGTCTCCAAATCTTAGACCTCTCAGATAACAATCTTTCAGGGTCAATACCAATGAGCTTCGGCAATTTCATTTCCATGAGGACCCGTCTTGAATTCAACATGCTAAACATCTCATTAGGTAACTATGAGGAGAATATGATATTGGACATCAAAGGAAGAGAAGATCAATATGGTAGCAATCTTCTTTCGCAGATGACGATCTTGGATCTCTCTAGGAATAGCTTGTCAGGACGCATACCCGATGAACTAACAAATCTTCTCGGATTGTTGATATTCGACTTGTCGAGTAATGATCTAACGGGACAAGTACCATCCAAGATCGGTGATATGATGCAGCTAGAATATCTTAACTTGTCGAGAAACAAGTTATCAGGAGCAATTCCTTCTAGCTTGTCCAACTTAAGCTTCTTGGACTTCTTGGACTTATCTTACAACAACTTCTCAGGAATAATTCCGACCGGGAAGCAAATGGACACATTCGTGGACCCTAAAATATACGTCGGAAACCAATATCTTTGCGGATTCCAAATAAATGTGAGTTGCACAGGCAATGAAGGCGAAGCTGAAGGCCCGACAATTGGCCAGTCAAGTCAAACTCCAACTAATGTTTCAGAAAATGAAGACAAAAATCGAAAAGAGATCTTACTCCTTTGCCTTATTACAATAGCAGGATTTGCCGTTGGGTTTTGGACTATTACTGGAGTTCTATTGGTAAATAAAGGATTTAGGATTTGGTGGTTCCAATATGTAGATAGCTTGTATGATAGTCTCTATGTAACCTTTAGAGTATACTTCGCAAGGCTTAAGAAAACGATGTCAAAAATAAACACAATTGATGGCTAA